From the genome of Fibrobacter sp. UWP2, one region includes:
- a CDS encoding type II toxin-antitoxin system RelB/DinJ family antitoxin gives MATLQMRVDDDLKKKSDDLFQSLGMDTSTAIRIFLTFAIEHNGIPFDVRHASEDLSLEKAISDTRSRKNLHGPYATAADAVASMLEE, from the coding sequence ATGGCTACATTGCAAATGAGGGTCGATGACGACCTGAAAAAGAAGTCGGATGATCTGTTCCAGTCTCTCGGTATGGATACCTCTACGGCTATCCGTATTTTCTTGACTTTTGCCATCGAACATAATGGCATTCCTTTTGATGTTCGCCATGCTTCTGAAGACTTGTCCTTGGAAAAAGCTATTAGCGATACGCGTAGTCGAAAAAATCTCCATGGCCCTTATGCCACTGCGGCAGATGCTGTTGCCTCTATGCTGGAGGAATAG
- a CDS encoding type II toxin-antitoxin system YafQ family toxin, which translates to MYQIKYTSRMKHDVKVMKKRGKDLNKLITVLDKLSKGEPLPPHNRDHQLGGALSDFRECHIEPDWLLMYQIFNDELILSATATGSHSDLFGK; encoded by the coding sequence TTGTACCAGATTAAGTACACTAGCCGCATGAAGCATGATGTCAAGGTCATGAAAAAGCGTGGCAAAGACTTAAACAAACTAATCACTGTCTTGGATAAGTTGTCGAAGGGAGAACCGCTTCCGCCTCATAACCGTGATCATCAACTGGGTGGGGCTCTGTCGGATTTTAGGGAATGCCATATAGAACCGGACTGGCTTTTGATGTATCAGATATTCAATGACGAGTTGATTCTTTCGGCGACTGCGACTGGTTCTCATTCTGATTTGTTCGGAAAATAG
- a CDS encoding class I tRNA ligase family protein, with the protein MALAQIKKAVINSETLTAEKKNAMAILSYVLKNVLDLLHPVMPFITEELDSILFQGSEMVISRAWPKADESLIDAKIEAAFDQAFAVVESVRGVRGRYNVSPATKLNAVVSVDDAATEASVKDCMAIITELSGLSDLSVAVKAAKPKFSASAVVPGGELYIPLEGILDPAAEIARLEKEIEKAKAFAASIERKLSNQKFVSGAPEAVVNAERTKLATQQDIIAKNEAALKELK; encoded by the coding sequence TTGGCGCTTGCGCAAATCAAGAAGGCCGTTATCAACAGCGAAACGCTCACCGCCGAAAAGAAGAACGCGATGGCCATCCTCAGCTACGTGCTGAAGAACGTGCTCGACCTGTTGCACCCGGTGATGCCGTTCATTACCGAAGAGCTCGACAGCATCCTGTTCCAGGGCAGCGAAATGGTGATCAGCCGCGCATGGCCCAAGGCCGACGAATCGCTCATTGACGCGAAGATCGAAGCCGCATTCGACCAGGCATTCGCCGTGGTGGAAAGCGTGCGTGGCGTGCGTGGTCGCTACAACGTGAGCCCCGCCACCAAGCTGAACGCCGTGGTGAGTGTGGACGACGCCGCGACGGAAGCCAGCGTGAAGGACTGCATGGCTATCATCACCGAGCTTTCGGGTCTTTCTGACCTGAGCGTCGCCGTGAAGGCCGCCAAGCCGAAGTTCAGCGCCAGCGCCGTGGTGCCCGGTGGCGAACTCTACATTCCGCTCGAAGGTATCCTCGACCCGGCCGCAGAAATCGCCCGCTTGGAAAAGGAAATCGAGAAGGCCAAGGCATTCGCCGCTTCGATTGAACGCAAGCTTTCGAACCAGAAGTTCGTCAGCGGCGCTCCCGAAGCCGTGGTAAACGCCGAACGCACCAAGCTTGCTACGCAACAAGATATCATTGCCAAAAACGAGGCTGCTCTTAAGGAACTGAAATAG